The Clostridioides sp. ES-S-0010-02 genome window below encodes:
- a CDS encoding ferrous iron transport protein A, whose translation MNKLKDIKCGETVKVKKLEGEGATRRRIMDMGITRGVDVFVRKVAPLGDPIEITVRDYELSIRKSDAEKIIVE comes from the coding sequence ATGAACAAGCTAAAGGATATTAAGTGTGGGGAAACTGTAAAAGTTAAAAAATTAGAAGGAGAAGGAGCTACACGAAGACGTATAATGGACATGGGAATTACAAGAGGTGTTGATGTATTTGTGAGAAAAGTAGCTCCTCTTGGAGACCCAATTGAAATAACAGTTAGAGATTATGAACTATCAATTCGTAAATCAGATGCAGAAAAAATTATTGTGGAATAA
- a CDS encoding dienelactone hydrolase family protein, producing MVDKLIKYTHKSNIAIVVLHEIYGVNNFIKDICEKYYQDGYDVFCPELLGSGKVFSYLKAQDAYNFFISNIGFNIYEKVEKLINDLKLKYKHVFVIGYSVGATIAWRCSENSLCDGIICCYGSRIRDYMDIIPKCPVLLVFAKYDSFDVEFVASQLLAKKQNIQIEIADANHGFVDTYSKNYSNIHTQTFNLQQIEFLSKYSS from the coding sequence GTGGTGGATAAACTGATTAAGTATACACATAAAAGTAATATAGCTATTGTAGTGCTACATGAAATTTATGGAGTTAACAATTTTATAAAGGATATTTGTGAAAAATACTATCAAGATGGATATGATGTATTTTGCCCTGAACTTTTGGGTAGCGGGAAAGTTTTTTCTTATTTAAAAGCTCAAGATGCATATAATTTTTTTATAAGTAATATAGGATTTAATATCTATGAAAAAGTAGAAAAACTTATAAATGATTTAAAATTAAAATATAAGCATGTATTCGTTATTGGATATAGTGTAGGTGCAACAATTGCATGGAGATGCAGTGAAAATTCCTTATGTGATGGAATAATTTGCTGTTATGGTTCTCGAATTAGAGATTATATGGATATAATTCCAAAATGTCCTGTTTTATTAGTATTTGCAAAATACGATTCATTTGATGTTGAGTTTGTTGCCTCTCAACTTCTTGCCAAAAAACAAAATATTCAAATTGAAATCGCAGATGCAAATCATGGTTTTGTTGATACATACTCAAAAAATTATTCCAATATTCATACACAAACATTTAATCTTCAACAAATAGAGTTTCTATCTAAATATTCAAGTTAA
- a CDS encoding ABC transporter permease, with the protein MLERIHRKFKGYYIFLLILVLWKIVCVLGIWSSYILPPPERVLETFIKMINDGSIFLNVYASVKRIFIGFLISSLIAIPLGIVFGVNKKMYEYFKPLFEFMRSTPPLALIPMLILWFGIGEESKIIIIVLASFFPIFLNTLKGIKNCDSKLIEVGKSFNLSKKRIFCKIIIPNSMLDIVVGLSLGLGYSFRAIIGAELIAASSGLGYLISDGKDMSRTDIVLVGIFVIGFLGILSDYLFSMAIAKFSKGKQVDLNG; encoded by the coding sequence ATGCTGGAGAGAATTCATAGAAAGTTTAAAGGATATTACATTTTCTTACTAATCTTAGTTTTATGGAAAATTGTATGTGTTTTAGGTATATGGAGTAGCTATATTTTGCCTCCGCCTGAAAGAGTTTTGGAAACTTTTATAAAAATGATAAATGATGGTTCTATTTTTTTAAATGTTTATGCTAGTGTGAAGAGGATATTTATAGGTTTTTTAATAAGTTCATTGATAGCAATACCACTTGGAATCGTGTTTGGTGTAAATAAAAAAATGTATGAATATTTCAAGCCACTATTTGAATTTATGAGAAGTACACCTCCACTAGCCTTAATACCTATGCTGATTTTATGGTTTGGTATAGGTGAAGAGTCTAAAATTATAATTATAGTTTTAGCATCGTTTTTTCCAATATTTTTAAATACACTAAAAGGGATAAAAAATTGTGACAGTAAATTAATTGAAGTAGGCAAGTCTTTTAATTTATCTAAGAAAAGAATTTTTTGCAAAATAATAATTCCTAATTCTATGTTAGATATTGTTGTTGGACTTAGTTTAGGTCTTGGGTATAGCTTTAGAGCTATAATTGGTGCAGAACTTATTGCGGCTTCTTCAGGTTTAGGATACTTGATTTCTGACGGTAAGGATATGTCAAGAACTGATATTGTACTGGTTGGAATTTTTGTTATTGGTTTTTTAGGTATACTTTCAGATTATCTATTTTCAATGGCAATAGCAAAATTTAGTAAAGGGAAGCAGGTTGATTTAAATGGTTAG
- a CDS encoding AIM24 family protein yields the protein MFKFDVTNELMCIARGSGKFFAKKGAMVAFKGNFNFEKLILGPNNGGGLGRALLGHVQRSLTGEQMPIMVVEGEGEIYLAQNAYHVDVISIDPGDSICVESENLLAFSEQLDYSVKLIGSGVISQKGLFTTHLINKTSQNQDIAIITDGNPLILEGPCCVDPDALVAWTGREPYPKVAKLSWKTFVGQTSGESYHMEFVEHGQIVIIQPSERLSSLNTDATPSDRMRSGGVRIGID from the coding sequence ATGTTTAAATTTGATGTAACAAATGAACTTATGTGTATAGCAAGAGGAAGTGGTAAATTTTTTGCTAAAAAAGGTGCTATGGTAGCATTTAAAGGAAATTTTAACTTTGAAAAATTAATATTAGGCCCAAATAATGGTGGTGGTTTAGGTAGAGCATTGCTAGGACATGTTCAAAGGTCATTGACAGGAGAACAAATGCCAATAATGGTTGTTGAAGGTGAAGGTGAAATTTACCTAGCACAAAATGCTTATCATGTAGATGTAATATCAATTGACCCAGGTGACTCGATTTGTGTTGAGAGTGAAAACTTATTAGCATTTTCAGAACAACTAGATTATAGTGTAAAATTAATTGGTTCAGGAGTAATATCTCAAAAAGGACTTTTTACTACACATTTAATAAATAAAACAAGTCAAAATCAAGATATTGCCATAATAACAGATGGGAACCCTCTAATACTTGAAGGGCCTTGTTGTGTCGACCCAGATGCGTTAGTAGCATGGACTGGAAGGGAACCATATCCTAAAGTAGCAAAACTATCATGGAAAACTTTTGTTGGTCAGACTTCAGGGGAATCTTATCATATGGAGTTTGTTGAGCATGGTCAAATTGTTATTATACAACCATCTGAAAGATTGTCTAGCTTGAATACAGATGCAACACCTTCTGACAGAATGAGGTCAGGTGGAGTAAGAATTGGTATAGATTAA
- a CDS encoding NADH peroxidase, which yields MKKFVCTVCGYIHEGDAAPAQCPVCKVGADKFEEMKGEKNWADEHRIGVAQGVDEEVIEGLRANFVGECTEVGMYLAMSRQADREGYPEVGEAYKRIAFEEAEHAAKFAELLGEVVVADTKENLRVRVDAEYGATDGKLKLAKKAKELGLDAIHDTVHEMCKDEARHGKAFLGLLNRYFGK from the coding sequence ATGAAAAAATTTGTTTGTACAGTATGTGGATATATACATGAAGGGGATGCTGCACCAGCACAATGTCCAGTATGTAAAGTTGGAGCTGATAAGTTTGAAGAAATGAAAGGCGAAAAGAATTGGGCTGATGAGCACAGAATAGGAGTAGCTCAAGGTGTAGATGAGGAAGTAATCGAAGGATTAAGAGCTAACTTTGTTGGTGAGTGTACAGAAGTAGGAATGTATTTAGCAATGAGTAGACAAGCTGATAGAGAAGGATATCCAGAAGTTGGAGAAGCTTATAAGAGAATAGCTTTTGAAGAAGCAGAACATGCTGCTAAATTTGCAGAACTTCTTGGAGAAGTTGTAGTTGCAGATACAAAAGAAAACTTAAGAGTTAGAGTTGACGCTGAATATGGTGCAACTGATGGAAAATTAAAATTAGCTAAAAAAGCTAAAGAATTAGGATTAGATGCTATACATGATACAGTACATGAAATGTGTAAAGATGAAGCTAGACATGGTAAAGCATTCTTAGGATTATTAAATAGATATTTTGGAAAATAA
- a CDS encoding FeoB-associated Cys-rich membrane protein — protein MATFIIAAIVVVLMALAVMHMVNNKKKNGSSCGCGCSGCSSSKSCHDTKR, from the coding sequence ATGGCTACATTTATTATAGCAGCTATTGTGGTAGTATTAATGGCATTGGCTGTGATGCATATGGTTAATAACAAGAAAAAGAATGGCAGTAGTTGTGGATGTGGTTGTTCTGGATGCTCAAGTAGTAAGAGTTGCCATGATACTAAAAGATAG
- the feoB gene encoding ferrous iron transport protein B, whose protein sequence is MSIKIGLIGNPNCGKTTMFNGLTGSSQYVGNWPGVTVEKKGGKLKGNKDVEIVDLPGIYSLSPYTLEEVVTRNFMLDDKPDAVINIVDASNIERNLYLTTQVLELGIPTVIALNMMDVVKKNGDKINIKKLSEVIGCPVVEVTAVKGQGIMEAAQKAIEIASGNNKLDFKLPFVDESKGAIEKIEKIIEEKTPYIDMETRWLAIKLFERDENVIQKLDISKVILNDIEEITRNCEDELDDDSESIITANRYEFISSIISSIIKKNRNGKETVSDKIDKFVTNRILALPIFALIMWGVYYIAVSSLGAIATDWTNDVLFGEIIQGNVSNFLASVNVADWLQGLVVDGLIGGVGAVLGFVPQIMLLFLLLSILEDCGYMSRVAFIMDRIFRKFGLSGKSFIPMLISSGCGVPGVMSTRTIENDRDRKMTIMLTTFIPCGAKIPIIALFAGALFGGASWVAPSMYFLGIVMIIVCGIILKRTSLFVGEPSPFVMELPQYHVPSAKGVLIHMWDRGKAFIIKAGTIIFVACGVIWFLQSFNWSLQMVDAGDSILASLGNIVAPIFAPLGFGNWQSSVATVTGLVAKENVVGTFGVLFGISDATEQDPTLLGSVASMFTVVSAFSFMAFNMLCAPCFAAIGAIKREMGSWKWTWITLGFQTLTAYIVALLINQVGSVLLGTGGSIAGAIISIVIAIAVVFGVLTYSNRTIKKDKIGNLSYMKN, encoded by the coding sequence ATGTCAATAAAAATAGGTCTCATAGGAAATCCTAATTGTGGCAAGACAACAATGTTTAATGGACTTACAGGTTCATCACAATATGTTGGTAACTGGCCAGGAGTAACAGTTGAAAAAAAAGGTGGAAAATTAAAAGGAAATAAAGATGTAGAAATAGTAGATTTACCAGGTATTTATTCTCTATCACCATATACATTAGAGGAAGTTGTTACACGTAATTTTATGCTTGATGATAAACCAGATGCAGTAATAAACATTGTAGATGCATCAAATATAGAGAGAAATTTATATTTAACAACTCAGGTTTTGGAATTAGGTATACCTACTGTTATAGCTCTTAACATGATGGACGTTGTTAAGAAAAATGGAGATAAGATAAATATTAAAAAATTATCAGAGGTTATAGGTTGCCCTGTAGTAGAAGTAACAGCTGTTAAAGGGCAAGGAATTATGGAAGCTGCTCAAAAAGCAATTGAAATTGCAAGTGGTAACAATAAATTAGATTTTAAGTTACCTTTTGTTGATGAAAGCAAAGGAGCAATAGAAAAAATCGAAAAGATAATAGAGGAAAAAACTCCATATATAGATATGGAAACACGTTGGTTAGCTATAAAGTTATTTGAAAGAGATGAAAATGTTATACAAAAGCTTGATATTTCTAAAGTAATATTAAATGACATAGAAGAGATAACTAGAAATTGTGAAGATGAATTGGATGATGATAGTGAAAGTATAATCACAGCAAATCGTTATGAATTTATTAGTTCAATAATTTCAAGCATAATAAAGAAAAATAGAAATGGTAAAGAAACTGTTTCAGATAAAATAGATAAGTTTGTAACAAACCGTATATTAGCACTACCTATTTTTGCACTTATAATGTGGGGAGTTTACTACATAGCAGTAAGTTCATTGGGTGCTATAGCAACTGATTGGACAAATGATGTATTGTTTGGAGAAATTATTCAAGGTAATGTAAGTAATTTCTTAGCTTCCGTAAATGTAGCTGATTGGTTACAAGGTCTTGTAGTTGATGGCTTAATTGGTGGAGTTGGAGCTGTATTAGGATTTGTACCACAAATCATGCTTTTATTTTTGCTATTATCAATACTTGAAGATTGTGGATACATGTCACGTGTGGCTTTTATAATGGATAGAATATTCCGTAAGTTTGGTCTTTCAGGAAAGTCATTTATACCGATGCTTATAAGTTCAGGTTGTGGAGTTCCTGGTGTTATGTCAACTCGTACTATAGAAAATGACAGAGATAGAAAAATGACTATCATGTTAACTACATTTATTCCATGTGGAGCTAAGATTCCAATAATAGCTTTATTTGCAGGAGCACTGTTTGGAGGGGCTTCATGGGTAGCACCATCAATGTATTTCTTAGGAATTGTAATGATAATTGTTTGTGGAATTATATTAAAAAGAACTTCTTTATTTGTTGGAGAACCATCTCCATTTGTTATGGAACTACCTCAATATCATGTTCCTAGTGCAAAAGGAGTTTTAATTCATATGTGGGATAGAGGAAAAGCATTTATAATCAAAGCAGGTACAATTATCTTTGTTGCTTGTGGAGTAATATGGTTCTTACAATCATTTAACTGGTCACTACAAATGGTAGATGCAGGAGATAGTATATTGGCTAGTCTAGGAAATATAGTTGCACCAATATTTGCACCTCTTGGATTTGGAAACTGGCAATCATCAGTAGCAACAGTTACAGGTCTAGTAGCAAAAGAGAATGTAGTTGGAACATTTGGCGTTTTATTTGGTATATCAGATGCAACAGAACAAGACCCAACACTTCTTGGTTCAGTTGCAAGTATGTTTACAGTAGTCAGTGCATTTTCATTTATGGCATTTAACATGCTTTGTGCACCTTGTTTTGCAGCTATTGGTGCTATAAAAAGAGAAATGGGTTCATGGAAATGGACATGGATTACATTAGGGTTCCAAACTTTAACAGCTTATATAGTTGCTCTTCTTATCAATCAAGTTGGAAGTGTACTTTTAGGAACTGGTGGAAGTATTGCTGGGGCAATAATATCTATAGTTATAGCAATAGCTGTAGTATTTGGGGTTTTAACTTATTCAAATCGAACAATAAAAAAAGATAAAATTGGTAATTTGAGCTATATGAAAAATTAG
- a CDS encoding ferrous iron transport protein A, whose translation MPLVLSNIGEEVVIKKISGSDKTRTFLNSIGFVVGTNVKIISKIDGNLIIDVKDTRIALDKKMASRIII comes from the coding sequence ATGCCATTAGTATTATCAAATATAGGAGAAGAAGTAGTTATAAAGAAGATTTCAGGAAGTGATAAGACAAGAACATTTTTAAATAGCATAGGATTTGTAGTAGGAACAAATGTTAAAATAATTTCTAAGATAGATGGTAATTTAATAATAGATGTAAAGGATACTAGAATTGCATTAGATAAAAAAATGGCAAGTAGAATAATAATATAG
- a CDS encoding ABC transporter ATP-binding protein, whose protein sequence is MRYFKKYIKKYIVLFLTAIFFLTLEAFCDLAQPTIMAKIIDIGVSNKDLDYILSTGALMIGITFLGAVFSIIRSIISARVSQCFSYDLRQDVFEKINTYSLKQVDKFGRASLITRITNDINQIQLFVHGMMRVFIKSPIMCIGSLIIAIKLNLKMSIIILIAVSIIFIIILLNMKIGYKLFKKVQESTDKINSKLRQFLGGIKVVKLFCRYDYENKRFEELNNELFQNSRKATTMMSFFRPTITIIINIAIIIILLIGRYLIYSGEIKIGIIVAYVNYMTRILTSLIMISHVFNVFVRAKASYERISEVLIDENEEVIIKNTDLDAKERELEFINGDIIFENVDFSYNKNIDEKILKDISFKIKEGQNIGVIGQTGSGKTSLVNLIQKLYIVDKGDIKIGEHSIYSISKDSLREKIGVVFQNSSVFGKSISENIIMGSKDISKEDVVKACEIANANQFITKLENSYDEVLFQRGKNLSGGQRQRVTIARAIAKKPQILILDDCFSAMDINTETVIRKNIKDYINNLRENENKKCTIITISQKISSIIDCDKILVLDEGEVVGFAAHEDLLVSSPTYKKIFELQNLVNEDVN, encoded by the coding sequence ATGAGGTATTTTAAAAAATATATAAAAAAATATATAGTGTTGTTTTTAACAGCAATATTTTTCTTAACATTGGAAGCTTTTTGTGATTTGGCACAACCAACTATAATGGCTAAAATAATTGATATAGGGGTTTCAAATAAGGACTTAGATTACATATTATCAACAGGAGCATTAATGATAGGTATAACTTTTTTAGGAGCAGTATTTTCAATAATAAGAAGTATAATCTCAGCAAGAGTTTCTCAGTGTTTTTCTTATGATTTAAGACAGGATGTATTTGAAAAGATAAATACATATTCATTGAAGCAAGTAGATAAATTTGGTAGAGCCTCACTAATAACAAGAATTACTAATGATATTAATCAGATACAATTATTTGTTCATGGAATGATGAGAGTTTTTATAAAATCACCAATTATGTGTATAGGAAGTTTAATTATAGCGATAAAATTAAATTTAAAAATGTCAATAATTATTTTAATTGCAGTTTCAATTATATTTATTATAATATTGCTTAACATGAAGATTGGATATAAGTTGTTTAAAAAAGTACAAGAAAGTACAGATAAGATAAACTCAAAATTGAGACAGTTTTTAGGTGGAATAAAGGTAGTTAAATTATTCTGTAGATATGATTATGAGAATAAACGTTTTGAAGAATTAAATAATGAACTTTTTCAAAATAGTAGAAAAGCCACAACAATGATGTCATTTTTTAGACCAACAATTACAATAATTATTAACATTGCTATAATAATAATATTGCTAATTGGGAGATATTTAATTTATTCTGGAGAAATTAAAATTGGAATTATAGTTGCCTATGTAAACTACATGACTAGAATATTAACATCACTTATAATGATTTCACACGTTTTTAATGTTTTTGTGAGAGCAAAAGCTTCTTATGAAAGAATAAGTGAAGTCCTAATTGATGAGAATGAAGAAGTAATTATCAAAAATACTGATTTAGATGCTAAAGAAAGAGAGTTAGAATTTATAAATGGTGATATAATTTTTGAAAATGTAGATTTTTCGTATAATAAAAATATAGATGAGAAGATATTAAAAGACATATCTTTTAAAATAAAAGAAGGGCAAAATATTGGCGTGATTGGTCAAACTGGTTCAGGAAAGACTTCTTTAGTCAATTTAATCCAAAAACTATATATAGTTGATAAAGGAGATATTAAGATTGGAGAGCATAGCATATACAGTATATCTAAAGATAGTTTAAGAGAAAAAATAGGTGTAGTCTTTCAAAATAGCAGTGTGTTTGGAAAGAGTATATCAGAAAATATAATTATGGGAAGTAAAGATATAAGTAAAGAAGATGTTGTAAAAGCATGCGAAATAGCAAATGCAAATCAATTTATAACAAAACTTGAAAATTCTTATGATGAAGTTTTGTTTCAAAGGGGTAAAAACCTATCAGGAGGACAAAGACAAAGAGTTACAATAGCTAGAGCTATAGCAAAAAAACCACAAATATTAATTCTTGACGATTGTTTTAGTGCGATGGACATCAATACAGAAACAGTTATAAGGAAAAATATAAAAGATTATATAAATAATTTAAGAGAAAATGAAAACAAGAAATGTACTATTATAACTATTTCACAAAAAATTAGTTCTATAATTGACTGTGATAAGATTTTAGTTTTAGATGAGGGAGAGGTGGTTGGATTTGCTGCACATGAAGATTTACTGGTTAGTTCTCCAACTTATAAAAAGATTTTTGAGTTGCAAAATCTAGTAAATGAAGATGTAAATTAA
- a CDS encoding ABC transporter ATP-binding protein, translating to MNLSTGNQKVSRLKKKAKPKDFKKTFKRVFMYFKKDKKITRLIFLLVIIDSIISTIIPYTLGKVVDIINIDIYSKSIFLKGILILLLFYIIEFLVKLFKGIFTARLSQSIVRDMRSNLFLKFRNLPITFFDKSPTGDIMSRVTNDVDNISTGISTSLVQLITGILNILLTFIMMFILSPILTFCSIVLIPIVMFLSNFIAKRTRVFFKQQQVELGKLNSHIEEMISNINVVKAFNYEKKSVGDFKAINDRLLSISLKSQIYTSLLMPIMNVISNIGFAIICIIGGVLASKDVITIGVIASFLSYVRQFTRPLNELANLFNTLLSAVAGCERVFEVMDEQEEEQINSNTKSDIYNNKNNNLKKSFINGDIEFKDVSFSYDSKKNILSDINLKIKAGTSNAIIGETGSGKTTIINLITNFYQVEKGKIFLDGNDIYSVDRNCLRNYFGVVPQESYIFNDTVMENIRYGNLTATDEQVISASKIANLHKFIIKMHGGYETVLSDRGEDLSEGQKQLISIARAVLKNAPILILDEATSNIDIATEAKIQDAINNVTYGKTSIIIAHRLSTISNCNNIIVLENGRIVESGNHKELMKLKGHYYRNILLTNRN from the coding sequence TTGAATTTGAGTACTGGAAATCAAAAGGTGAGTAGACTAAAGAAAAAAGCAAAGCCTAAAGATTTTAAAAAAACATTTAAAAGAGTTTTTATGTACTTTAAAAAAGATAAAAAAATTACTAGATTAATTTTTTTACTAGTAATAATTGATTCAATTATATCAACTATAATACCATATACTCTTGGAAAAGTAGTTGACATAATAAATATTGATATATATTCAAAGTCTATTTTCTTAAAAGGAATACTTATTTTACTTTTATTTTATATAATTGAATTTTTAGTTAAGTTGTTCAAGGGGATATTTACAGCTAGATTATCTCAAAGCATAGTTAGAGATATGAGAAGTAATTTATTTCTAAAATTCAGGAATTTACCAATAACTTTCTTTGATAAGAGTCCTACTGGAGATATTATGAGTAGAGTAACAAATGATGTTGATAATATTAGTACAGGTATTTCAACTTCATTAGTACAATTAATTACAGGAATTTTGAACATATTGCTAACTTTCATTATGATGTTTATATTAAGCCCTATTTTAACTTTTTGCAGTATCGTGTTAATACCAATAGTAATGTTTCTAAGCAATTTCATTGCAAAGAGGACTAGAGTTTTTTTTAAGCAACAACAAGTAGAATTAGGAAAACTAAATTCTCATATTGAAGAAATGATATCAAATATAAATGTAGTAAAAGCTTTTAATTATGAGAAAAAATCTGTAGGTGATTTCAAAGCAATCAATGATAGGCTTTTGAGTATTTCACTTAAATCACAGATTTATACATCTCTTTTAATGCCTATTATGAACGTAATTAGTAATATAGGATTTGCAATTATATGTATTATAGGTGGAGTACTTGCGTCTAAAGATGTTATAACTATAGGCGTTATAGCAAGTTTTTTAAGTTATGTAAGACAATTTACAAGACCTTTAAATGAATTAGCTAACTTATTTAATACATTGCTTTCAGCTGTAGCAGGATGTGAAAGAGTCTTTGAAGTTATGGATGAGCAAGAAGAAGAACAAATAAATAGTAACACTAAAAGTGACATTTACAACAATAAAAATAATAATTTAAAAAAATCTTTTATAAATGGAGATATTGAATTTAAAGATGTAAGTTTTTCATATGACTCAAAAAAGAATATTCTAAGTGATATAAACTTAAAAATCAAGGCTGGAACATCAAATGCCATAATAGGAGAAACTGGCAGTGGAAAAACGACAATTATAAATCTGATTACAAATTTCTATCAAGTAGAAAAAGGGAAGATATTTTTAGATGGGAATGATATATATTCAGTTGATAGGAATTGTTTAAGAAATTATTTTGGAGTAGTTCCACAAGAAAGTTATATATTTAATGACACTGTTATGGAAAATATAAGGTATGGAAACCTAACAGCAACTGATGAACAGGTTATATCTGCTAGTAAAATAGCAAATTTACACAAGTTTATAATTAAAATGCATGGAGGATATGAGACTGTTTTATCAGATAGGGGTGAGGATTTAAGTGAGGGGCAAAAACAATTAATTAGTATTGCTAGGGCGGTATTAAAAAATGCACCAATACTTATTTTGGATGAAGCTACGAGTAATATAGATATAGCAACTGAAGCTAAGATTCAAGATGCAATAAATAATGTGACTTATGGAAAGACTAGTATAATTATAGCTCATAGACTAAGTACTATATCAAATTGTAACAATATAATAGTTTTAGAAAATGGACGAATTGTAGAATCTGGAAATCATAAAGAGCTAATGAAACTCAAAGGTCATTACTACAGAAATATACTGCTGACAAATCGAAATTAA